The Fusarium falciforme chromosome 4, complete sequence genomic interval TGTCCATGACCGGAAAAGTCACCGCTGCGAGTGATGGTCTGCTGGCACTTTGCCAGGATCGCAGCCTGCCTCGACACCTCAGACAGCCTTCCAATGACCtgcttgttgctgttggcgaATCCATACAGCGCATACGGGATGTTGACCTCGTTGCAGAACTCCTGCACCAGCTTCTGCGTGGCGCGTAGGTTGTGTCGAGGCACACGGGGGAAGAGATGGTGGATGACCTGGAACTGAAGGCCACCGTGGAAGAAGTCGAGCCACTCAGGGCAGTCAACGTCCATGGTTGTTCGCAGCATCTTCTGGGCAAACGACTCCTGAGGTCCCAGATCGGCGGTGCTCATGGCAAAGTGAGACAGCACGATCTGAAGGTGGAGCGGCGACTGAGTGATGTGACTGACCATGATATAGACGAAACGCGTCCAGTTGTCAGGCAGTGTCTTGTAGATAATGCCGTAGCCGAACCAGATCCAGAAGAAGATCTGGCCAGCAACCTCGAGCCACCAATGCCACCACGCGGGGCCCTTGGTTGGGCCACGGCGCATGATGAGAAAGTCCCAAGACAAGCGGTACAGGTTGAAGCGACCAAATGCAAGGAAGGGATAGTAAGTCCAGGACTGGATTCGTAGGAGGACCTTTGCCACAGCATCGTAGCTCATGACTCGCTCATAGTAGGTGGATGTCAAGCTTCCGAGGAAACGGTGAGAGACGGCAAAGAGAGGCATGTGCTCGATATCCGGGTCGTGCTCAGGGGCGTTGGTGACGATGTGGTGGACGTTGTGGTTGCGCTTCCACCAGCCCATGGACAGACCTCCAATAAAGTCGGCAATCATGATACCAATGCAGGTATCGACGTGAAAGTTGTGAGTGATGCCCATGTGGCCAGCGTCGTGGGCCGTAAACACGAGCTGATGCCACATGGCACCCATCAGAAAAGCGCTGAGAGTATACCATTCATAGCGAAGACAAAGCATCGACCCAGTGAACAAGCCAAAGTAGCGACAACATTCCCTTCCGTACGCCCAATAGTTGCAATCATAAAGCCCCTCATCGTAGATCTGTTGGTGAAGTTCGCGATACTTGACGTTGATATGAGCCTGAGTCTCCTCGTCAGGGGTCGGGTacttgtcgaggtcgagggagATGTGCTCCCGAGTGATGGTATCCAGGTACGacatgccatccatctccgTTTCGTCCACTGTTGAAGCTGACGATACCGAGGGCGCCCTAGCCCCCTTCTTATCCTTGCTACTGGGTCGCTGTCGGAGGCCTTGggtgtcgtcgtcatcgaaGACTGGGGAGGGCACACGGGAAGAGGGTGCGCTTGATGAAGTATCCTTGTGAGCTTCGTGGTCCTCGGCGGCCTTCTCAATCTCTTCGCGCGTGCGGAAGGTGCCGCCCTGGATAGGGGGCACAAAGTTGGTCCAGGGACCTTCAATGCGACCGATGCGGTAGCGCAACATCTGCTGACGGGCTTCGAATGAGTGAAGGCTACAGGACACAACGCA includes:
- a CDS encoding Delta 8-(E)-sphingolipid desaturase, translated to MAPSTIVTGLPPPAGKGPSRELKLMSRDEIEALIAEGRKIVIFHQQVLKVDPWLPYHPGGDKSMLHMVGRDASDEMDSLHSFEARQQMLRYRIGRIEGPWTNFVPPIQGGTFRTREEIEKAAEDHEAHKDTSSSAPSSRVPSPVFDDDDTQGLRQRPSSKDKKGARAPSVSSASTVDETEMDGMSYLDTITREHISLDLDKYPTPDEETQAHINVKYRELHQQIYDEGLYDCNYWAYGRECCRYFGLFTGSMLCLRYEWYTLSAFLMGAMWHQLVFTAHDAGHMGITHNFHVDTCIGIMIADFIGGLSMGWWKRNHNVHHIVTNAPEHDPDIEHMPLFAVSHRFLGSLTSTYYERVMSYDAVAKVLLRIQSWTYYPFLAFGRFNLYRLSWDFLIMRRGPTKGPAWWHWWLEVAGQIFFWIWFGYGIIYKTLPDNWTRFVYIMVSHITQSPLHLQIVLSHFAMSTADLGPQESFAQKMLRTTMDVDCPEWLDFFHGGLQFQVIHHLFPRVPRHNLRATQKLVQEFCNEVNIPYALYGFANSNKQVIGRLSEVSRQAAILAKCQQTITRSGDFSGHGHGHHH